One Saccharomyces kudriavzevii IFO 1802 strain IFO1802 genome assembly, chromosome: 4 genomic region harbors:
- the SFA1 gene encoding bifunctional alcohol dehydrogenase/S-(hydroxymethyl)glutathione dehydrogenase (similar to Saccharomyces cerevisiae SFA1 (YDL168W); ancestral locus Anc_7.350) — protein MLAATVGKPIQCVAAVAYNAKKSLSVEEITVDPPKAHEVRIKIEFTAVCHTDAYTLSGSDPEGLFPCILGHEGAGIVESVGDDVMTVKPGDHVIALYTAECGKCKFCTSGKTNLCSAVRATQGKGVMPDGTTRFHNAKGEDIYHFMGCSTFSEYTVVADVSVVAIDPKAPLDAACLLGCGVTTGYGAAIKTANVQEGDTVAVFGCGTVGLSVMQGAKSRGASKIIAVDINNKKRQYSSNFGATDFINPKEDLAEDQTIVEKLIDMTDGGLDFTFDCTGNTNIMRDALEACHKGWGQSIIIGVAAAGEEISTRPFQLVTGRVWKGSAFGGIKGRSEMGGLIKDYQSGALKVEEFITHRRPFKEINQAFEDLHNGDCLRTVLRFQEE, from the coding sequence atgctGGCTGCTACTGTTGGTAAACCCATTCAATGcgttgctgctgttgcgTATAATGCAAAGAAGTCATTGAGCGTGGAGGAAATCACTGTAGACCCACCAAAAGCCCATGAGGTTCGTATTAAAATTGAATTCACTGCTGTGTGTCACACTGACGCGTATACTTTATCTGGTTCTGATCCAGAAGGCCTTTTCCCTTGTATTTTAGGTCACGAAGGTGCCGGTATCGTGGAATCGGTGGGCGATGATGTCATGACGGTCAAGCCCGGTGACCACGTTATTGCTCTATACACTGCTGAGTGTGGCAAGTGTAAGTTCTGTACATCTGGTAAGACTAACTTGTGTAGTGCTGTCAGAGCAACGCAAGGGAAAGGTGTAATGCCTGATGGAACAACAAGATTTCATAATGCTAAGGGCGAGGATATCTACCACTTTATGGGTTGCTCCACTTTTTCGGAATACACTGTGGTAGCTGATGTGTCTGTAGTGGCTATTGATCCTAAGGCACCGCTGGACGCGGCCTGTTTACTCGGTTGCGGTGTTACTACCGGATATGGTGCAGCTATTAAAACTGCTAATGTACAGGAGGGCGATACTGTTGCCGTGTTTGGTTGCGGTACCGTAGGACTTTCTGTCATGCAAGGGGCAAAATCAAGAGGCGCTTCTAAGATTATTGCTGTGGAtatcaacaacaagaaaaggCAATATTCTTCTAACTTCGGTGCCACAGATTTCATTAACCCTAAGGAAGATCTGGCTGAAGATCAAACTATTGTTGAAAAGTTAATCGACATGACCGACGGGGGCCTAGACTTCACTTTTGACTGTACTGGTAATACCAACATCATGAGAGACGCTCTGGAAGCTTGTCATAAGGGCTGGGGTCAATCTATTATCATTGGTGTTGCAGCTGCTGGCGAAGAGATTTCCACCAGACCTTTCCAACTGGTAACTGGTAGAGTGTGGAAGGGCTCTGCATTCGGTGGCATCAAAGGTAGATCTGAAATGGGCGGCTTAATCAAAGACTATCAAAGCGGAGCCTTGAAAGTGGAAGAATTTATCACTCATAGAAGACCATTTAAGGAAATCAACCAAGCTTTTGAGGATTTGCATAATGGTGATTGCCTAAGAACCGTTCTGAGGTTTCAGGAAGAATAA
- the GLT1 gene encoding glutamate synthase (NADH) (similar to Saccharomyces cerevisiae GLT1 (YDL171C); ancestral locus Anc_7.361), whose product MPALKSDNFDPLEEAYEGGTIQNYNDEHHLHKSWANVIPDKRGLYDPDYEHDACGVGFVANKHGEQSHKIVTDARYLLVNMTHRGAVSSDGNGDGAGILLGIPHEFMKREFKLDLDLDIPEMGKYAVGNVFFKKNEKNNKKSLIKCQRIFEDLATSFNLSVLGWRDVPVDSTILGDVALSREPIILQPLLVPLYDEEQPEFNETRFRTQLYLLRKEASLQIGIENWFYVCSLNNSTIVYKGQLTPAQVYNYYPDLTNAHFESHMALVHSRFSTNTFPSWDRAQPLRWLAHNGEINTLRGNKNWMRSREGVMNSATFKDELDKLYPIIEEGGSDSAALDNVLELLTINGTLSLPEAVMMMVPEAYHKDMDSDLKAWYDWAACLMEPWDGPALLTFTDGRYCGAILDRNGLRPCRYYITSDDRIICASEVGVIPIENSLVVQKGKLKPGDLFLVDTQLGELVDTKKLKSQLSKRQDFKSWLSKIIKLDDLLSKTANLVPKEFIPHDSLSLKVQSDPRLLANGYTFEQVSFLLTPMALTGKEALGSMGNDAPLACLNENPVLLYDYFRQLFAQVTNPPIDPIREANVMSLECYVGPQGNLLEMHSSQCDRLLLKSPILHWNEFQALKNIEAAYPSWSIAEIDITFDKCEGLLGYTDTIDKITKLASEAIDDGKKIIVISDKKMGASRVSISSLIAISSIHHHLIRNKQRSQVALILETGEAREIHHFCVLLGYGCDGIYPYLAMETLVRMNREGLLRNVNNDNDTLNEEQILENYKHAVDAGILKVMSKMGISTLASYKGAQIFEALGLDNSIVDLCFTGTSSRIRGVTFEYLAQDAFSLHERGYPFRQTISKSANLPESGEYHFRDGGYKHVNEPTAIASLQDTVRNKNDVSWQLYVKKEMEAIRDCTLRGLLELDFESSSSIPLEQVEPWTEIARRFASGAMSYGSISMEAHSTLAIAMNRLGAKSNCGEGGEDAERSAVQENGDTMRSAIKQVASARFGVTSYYLSDADEIQIKIAQGAKPGEGGELPAHKVSKDIAKTRHSTPNVGLISPPPHHDIYSIEDLKQLIYDLKCANPRAGISVKLVSEVGVGIVASGVAKAKADHILVSGHDGGTGAARWTSVKYAGLPWELGLAETHQTLVINDLRRNVVVQTDGQLRTGFDIAVAVLLGAESFTLATVPLIAMGCIMLRRCHLNSCAVGIATQDPYLRSKFKGQPEHVINFFYYLIQDLRKIMAKLGFRTIDEMVGHSEKLKKRDDVNAKAINIDLSPILTPAHVIRPGVPTKFTKKQDHKLHTRLDNKLIDEAEVTLDRGLPVNIDASIINTDRALGSTLSYRISKKFGEDGLPKDTVVVNIEGSAGQSFGAFLASGITFILNGDANDYVGKGLSGGIIVIKPPKDSKFKSDENVIVGNTCFYGATSGTAYISGSAGERFGVRNSGATIVVERIKGNNAFEYMTGGRAIVLSQMESLNAFSGATGGIAYCLTSDYDDFVGKINKDTVELESLCDPVEIAFVKNLIQEHWNYTQSDLASRILRNFNHYLKDFVKVIPIDYKKVLLKEKSEAVKAKARATSEYLRKFRSNQVVDDEVNTLLIANQRAKEQEKKKSISISNKATLTEPKVVDLEDAVPDAKQLEKNGERVEKTRGFMVHKRRHETYRDPRTRANDWKEFTNPITKKDAKYQTARCMDCGTPFCLSDTGCPLSNIIPKFNELLFKNQWKLALDKLLETNNFPEFTGRVCPAPCEGACTLGIIEDPVGIKSIERIIIDNAFKEGWIKPSPPATRTGFTVGVIGSGPAGLACADMLNRAGHKVSVYERADRCGGLLMYGIPNMKLDKTIVQRRVDLLNAEGVDFVTNTEIGKTISMEELRNKHNAVVCAIGSTIPRDLSIKGRELKNIDFAMQLLESNTKALLDKDLAIIREKIQGKKVIVVGGGDTGNDCLGTSVRHGAASVLNFELLPEPPVERAKDNPWPQWPRVMRVDYGHAEVKEHYGRDPREYCILSKEFIGNDDGEVTAIRTVRVEWKKSQSGVWQMVEIPNSEEIFEADIILLSMGFVGPELINGNDSEVKKTRRGTIATLNDSSYCIDGGKMFACGDCRRGQSLIVWAIQEGRKCAASVDKFLMDGTTYLPSNGGIVQRDYKLLKELASQV is encoded by the coding sequence atgcCAGCGTTGAAGTCTGACAATTTCGACCCATTGGAAGAAGCTTATGAAGGTGGGACCATCCAAAATTATAACGATGAACACCATCTTCATAAATCTTGGGCAAATGTGATCCCGGACAAACGAGGGCTTTACGACCCTGACTACGAACATGACGCCTGTGGTGTTGGTTTCGTGGCGAATAAGCATGGTGAACAGTCCCACAAGATTGTCACAGACGCCAGATATCTTTTAGTTAATATGACCCATCGTGGTGCTGTTTCCTCTGATGGTAACGGTGACGGTGCCGGTATTCTGCTAGGCATTCCCCATGAATTTATGAAAAGAGAATTTAAGTTGGATCTTGATTTAGACATACCTGAGATGGGTAAATACGCCGTGGGtaatgttttcttcaagaaaaacgaaaaaaacaacaagaaaagcCTGATTAAATGTCAGAGAATTTTCGAGGATTTAGCTACGTCCTTCAACTTATCAGTATTAGGTTGGAGAGACGTCCCCGTTGACTCTACTATTCTAGGGGATGTCGCTTTATCTCGCGAACCTATTATTCTACAGCCGCTCTTGGTCCCATTGTACGATGAAGAGCAGCCAGAGTTCAATGAAACTAGATTCAGAACGCAATTGTACTTGCTAAGGAAGGAAGCGTCTCTCCAAATAGGAATCGAAAACTGGTTCTATGTCTGTTCCTTAAACAATTCCACCATTGTTTACAAAGGTCAGTTGACGCCCGCTCAAGTGTATAACTACTATCCAGATTTGACTAATGCGCATTTTGAGTCTCACATGGCCTTAGTCCATTCGAGATTCTCCACGAACACTTTCCCCTCTTGGGATAGAGCCCAGCCTTTACGTTGGCTTGCTCATAATGGTGAAATCAACACCTTAAGAGGTAACAAAAACTGGATGCGCTCAAGGGAAGGTGTGATGAATTCTGCAACGTTCAAAGATGAGTTAGATAAACTATACCCAATTATCGAAGAAGGCGGGTCCGATTCCGCTGCATTGGATAACGTTTTGGAACTATTGACTATAAACGGCACCTTGTCTCTTCCTGAAGCTGTTATGATGATGGTCCCTGAAGCCTATCACAAGGATATGGATTCTGACTTAAAGGCTTGGTACGATTGGGCTGCATGTTTGATGGAACCTTGGGATGGTCCAGCATTACTTACTTTCACCGATGGTCGTTATTGTGGTGCTATATTGGATAGAAACGGGTTAAGACCTTGCCGTTATTACATCACTAGTGATGACAGAATTATCTGTGCTTCAGAAGTTGGTGTAATTCCTATCGAGAACTCATTGGTTGTTCAAAAAGGTAAATTGAAACCTGGTGATTTATTCCTGGTGGACACACAACTGGGTGAATTGGTTGATActaaaaaattgaaatctCAATTATCTAAGAGACAAGATTTCAAGTCTTGGTTATCTAAAATCATCAAGTTAGATGATCTGCTATCGAAGACAGCTAATCTGGTACCCAAAGAATTCATACCGCATGATTCACTTTCATTGAAAGTTCAAAGCGACCCACGTCTGTTAGCCAATGGTTATACCTTCGAACAAGTCTCTTTTCTGTTGACTCCAATGGCTTTGACTGGTAAGGAAGCACTAGGTTCTATGGGTAACGATGCTCCGTTGGCGTGCCTAAACGAGAATCCTGTCTTACTTTATGATTATTTCAGGCAATTGTTTGCTCAAGTGACTAACCCACCAATCGATCCAATTCGTGAAGCAAATGTCATGTCACTAGAATGTTACGTGGGTCCTCAAGGTAATCTTTTGGAAATGCATTCATCTCAATGTGATCGTTTACTATTGAAGTCGCCAATCCTACATTGGAATGAATTCCAAGCGCTGAAAAACATCGAAGCTGCCTATCCATCTTGGTCTATTGCTGAAATCGATATAACTTTTGATAAATGCGAGGGTCTATTAGGGTATACAGATACAATCGATAAAATCACTAAATTGGCGAGTGAAGCAATTGATGatggtaaaaaaatcatagTAATTtcagataaaaaaatgggtgCCAGTCGTGTTTCTATTTCATCTTTGATTGCAATTTCATCcattcatcatcatttgaTCAGAAATAAGCAACGTTCTCAAGTTGCTCTTATCTTGGAAACTGGTGAAGCTAGAgaaattcatcatttcTGTGTTCTATTAGGTTATGGTTGTGATGGTATCTATCCATACTTAGCCATGGAAACTTTGGTGAGAATGAACAGAGAAGGTTTACTTCGCAATGTCAacaatgataatgatacACTTAATGAAGAACAGATATTGGAGAACTATAAGCACGCTGTTGATGCAGGTATCTTGAAAGTCATGTCCAAGATGGGTATCTCGACTTTGGCATCCTACAAGGGTGCCCAAATTTTCGAAGCGCTTGGTTTAGATAATTCTATCGTCGACTTGTGTTTCACGGGTACTTCTTCGAGAATTAGAGGTGTAACTTTCGAATATTTGGCTCAAGATGCATTCTCCTTACATGAACGTGGTTATCCATTTAGACAAACGATAAGCAAATCCGCTAATTTGCCGGAAAGCGGTGAATACCACTTTAGAGATGGTGGTTACAAACATGTCAATGAACCGACTGCCATTGCTTCGTTACAGGATACTGTTAGgaacaaaaatgatgtTTCTTGGCAGCTATATGTCAAGAAGGAAATGGAAGCCATCAGAGACTGTACATTAAGAGGGTTGTTAGAGCtagattttgaaagttcTAGTAGTATCCCTCTAGAGCAAGTTGAACCATGGACTGAAATAGCTAGAAGATTTGCATCGGGTGCCATGTCTTATGGTTCCATTTCCATGGAAGCTCACTCCACATTGGCAATTGCAATGAATCGTTTAGGTGCCAAGTCCAATTGTGGTGAAGGTGGTGAGGATGCAGAACGTTCTGCCGTCCAAGAGAATGGTGATACCATGAGATCGGCCATTAAGCAAGTTGCTTCCGCCAGATTTGGTGTGACGTCATACTATTTGTCTGATGCCGATGAAATCCAGATTAAGATTGCACAGGGTGCTAAACCAGGTGAAGGTGGTGAATTACCAGCCCACAAGGTATCTAAGGACATTGCCAAAACTAGACATTCTACTCCTAATGTTGGGTTAATTTCACCTCCTCCTCATCATGATATTTATTCCATTGAAGATTTAAAACAATTGATTTATGATTTGAAATGTGCTAACCCAAGAGCCGGCATCTCTGTAAAATTAGTTTCTGAAGTTGGTGTTGGTATTGTTGCCTCTGGTGTAGCCAAGGCTAAAGCAGACCATATTTTAGTTTCTGGTCATGATGGTGGTACTGGTGCTGCAAGATGGACAAGTGTTAAATATGCGGGTTTGCCATGGGAATTAGGTCTAGCTGAAACCCATCAAACTTTAGTCATAAACGACTTGAGACGTAACGTTGTTGTCCAAACTGATGGTCAATTGAGAACCGGGTTTGACATTGCTGTTGCAGTTTTATTGGGCGCGGAATCCTTCACTTTAGCAACTGTTCCATTGATCGCTATGGGTTGTATCATGTTAAGAAGATGTCATCTAAACTCTTGTGCTGTTGGTATTGCCACACAGGATCCATACTTGAGAAGTAAGTTTAAAGGTCAACCTGAACACgttattaattttttctactatttgattcaagatttgagaaaaatcatGGCCAAATTGGGCTTCCGTACCATCGATGAAATGGTTGGTCACTCCGAAaaactaaagaaaagagacGATGTGAACGCCAAAGCCATAAATATCGATTTGTCTCCCATTTTGACTCCAGCACATGTCATTCGTCCCGGTGTCCCAACTAAATTCACTAAGAAGCAAGACCACAAACTTCATACTCGTTTAGATAACAAGCTTATAGATGAAGCTGAGGTTACTTTGGATCGTGGCCTACCAGTGAACATTGATGCCTCCATAATCAATACTGATCGTGCATTAGGCTCTACTCTATCTTAcagaatttcaaagaagtttGGTGAAGATGGCTTGCCCAAGGATACCGTTGTTGTCAACATAGAAGGTTCTGCAGGTCAATCCTTCGGTGCTTTCCTAGCATCGGGTATTACTTTCATTCTGAACGGTGATGCCAACGATTATGTTGGTAAAGGTTTGTCTGGCGgtattattgttattaaGCCACCAAAGGACTCGAAATTTAAGAGCGATGAAAATGTAATTGTTGGTAACACCTGTTTCTATGGTGCTACCTCTGGTACTGCATATATTTCAGGTAGTGCTGGTGAACGTTTTGGTGTTAGAAACTCTGGTGCTACCATTGTTGTGGAAAGAATAAAGGGTAACAATGCCTTTGAGTATATGACCGGTGGTCGTGCCATTGTTTTATCACAAATGGAATCTTTGAACGCCTTTTCCGGTGCGACTGGAGGTATTGCATACTGTTTAACTTCCGATTATGACGACTTTGTTGGAAAGATTAACAAGGATACTGTAGAATTAGAATCTTTGTGTGACCCTGTGGAAATCGCTTTTGTTAAGAACTTGATTCAAGAACACTGGAACTACACACAATCTGACCTCGCCTCTAGAATCCTTCGTAATTTCaatcattatttgaaagacTTCGTCAAAGTCATTCCAATTGACTATAAGAAAGttttattgaaggaaaaatctGAAGCTGTTAAGGCCAAAGCCAGGGCAACCTCCGAATACTTAAGGAAATTCAGATCAAACCAAGTAGTTGATGACGAAGTGAACACTTTATTGATTGCTAATCAAAGGGCcaaagagcaagaaaagaagaagagcaTTAGTATTTCAAACAAGGCTACTTTGACAGAACCTAAAGTTGTTGATTTGGAAGATGCAGTTCCAGATGCCAAGCAGTTAGAAAAGAATGGCGAAAGGGTTGAAAAAACGCGTGGTTTTATGGTACACAAGCGTCGCCATGAAACATACAGAGACCCAAGAACAAGAGCCAACGATTGGAAAGAATTTACCAATCCAATCACCAAAAAAGATGCCAAATACCAAACCGCTAGGTGTATGGATTGTGGTACACCATTCTGTTTATCTGATACCGGTTGCCCTCTATCTAATATCATCCCTAAGTTCAATGAGCTGTTGTTCAAGAACCAATGGAAGTTGGCACTTGACAAATTGCTGGAGACTAACAATTTCCCAGAATTCACCGGAAGAGTGTGTCCCGCACCTTGTGAGGGAGCTTGTACGCTAGGTATCATTGAAGATCCAGTGGGTATTAAATCTATTGAAAGAATCATCATTGACAATGCATTCAAGGAAGGATGGATCAAACCATCTCCACCAGCCACACGTACTGGATTTACAGTAGGTGTTATTGGTTCTGGACCGGCCGGTCTGGCATGTGCTGATATGTTGAACCGTGCTGGACACAAGGTCTCAGTTTACGAAAGAGCGGACCGTTGTGGTGGGCTATTGATGTATGGTATTCCAAACATGAAGCTGGATAAGACTATAGTGCAACGTCGTGTTGATTTATTGAACGCCGAAGGTGTTGACTTTGTTACCAACACAGAAATCGGTAAAACAATAAGCATGGAGGAGTTGAGGAACAAGCATAATGCAGTGGTTTGTGCTATTGGTTCTACTATCCCACGTGACTTGTCCATTAAGGGACGTGAATTGAAGAACATTGATTTTGCCATGCAATTGTTGGAGTCTAACACAAAAGCATTGTTGGACAAAGATCTGGCAATCATTCGTGAGAAGATCCAAGGCAAAAAAGTGATTGTTGTTGGTGGTGGGGATACAGGTAACGATTGTTTGGGTACATCAGTGAGACATGGTGCGGCATCCGTTTTGAATTTCGAATTACTGCCCGAACCACCAGTGGAACGTGCCAAGGACAATCCATGGCCTCAATGGCCACGTGTGATGAGAGTAGACTACGGTCACGCTGAAGTAAAGGAGCATTATGGTAGGGACCCTCGTGAATACTGTATCTTGTCCAAGGAATTCATCGGTAACGATGATGGCGAAGTGACAGCTATTAGGACAGTACGTGTAGAATGGAAGAAATCTCAAAGCGGCGTATGGCAAATGGTGGAAATCCCCAACAGTGAAGAGATCTTCGAAGCCGACATCATTTTGTTATCGATGGGGTTCGTTGGTCCTGAACTGATCAACGGTAACGACAGTGAAGTGAAGAAGACCAGACGTGGCACTATTGCCACACTGAACGACTCGTCGTACTGTATTGACGGCGGCAAGATGTTTGCATGTGGTGACTGCAGAAGAGGACAGTCCCTGATTGTCTGGGCCATCCAAGAAGGTAGAAAGTGCGCTGCCTCCGTCGATAAGTTCTTGATGGACGGTACCACATACCTACCAAGCAATGGTGGTATCGTTCAACGTGATTAcaaacttttgaaagaactaGCTAGTCAAGTTTAA
- the UGA3 gene encoding Uga3p (similar to Saccharomyces cerevisiae UGA3 (YDL170W); ancestral locus Anc_7.360): MNYGVEKLKLKYSKHGCVTCKIRKKRCSEDKPVCRDCFRLSFPCIYISEPMDKQSLKRIKADIQHQLISKKRKHAPDNVQKVVVAAHARRMSDDEQDNQIYLSKPLEDSISQRLDSMGLQLYNYYRSHLANIISIAPMNQNYYLNIFLPMAHENDGILFAILAWSANHLSISSSDELQKDEIFVNLANKYTYMSLAHLKTNEDSSVYAKLSFLYSLAQILILCGSEICQGDVKFWKILLNIGKNLIENHVGRDISRILTTTTEEPSLEERIIFPNFNSVVKYWLVVNFIYHDILNFNTTSFPIEQYEKFFQREQNCQSNSVNFIEPADSPIEEIDPLIGINKPILLLLGQVTNLTRFLQTMGQEEMLEHGDEILRLQVKIYKLQPSLMALDHLDSDKKFYYLELFEIMKISTLMFFQLTLLKIDKDSLELQILRNKLNSKLEKVIGTFLEGSLCFPLFIYGVCIQADDMEKKLDLEAKFDDILKRYKCYNFQNARLLVRKIWQNEADGISEHNLVHMIDELDYNINFA; encoded by the coding sequence ATGAATTATGGCGTGGAGAAGCTGAAACTGAAGTATTCGAAGCATGGGTGTGTTACGTGTAAGATCAGGAAGAAGAGATGCTCGGAGGACAAGCCTGTGTGCCGAGACTGTTTTCGATTAAGTTTTCCTTGCATCTATATATCAGAGCCGATGGATAAGCAGTCGTTAAAGAGAATAAAGGCGGACATCCAGCACCAGTTGAtaagcaagaaaagaaaacacgCTCCTGACAATGTTCAAAAGGTGGTCGTGGCCGCCCATGCTCGTCGAATGAGTGACGATGAACAGGATAACCAGATCTATTTATCAAAACCGCTGGAAGATAGCATTTCTCAAAGACTAGATTCGATGGGACTGCAGCTTTACAACTATTACAGGTCTCATCTGGCCAACATCATTTCCATTGCTCCTATGAATCAGAACTACTACTTGAACATCTTCCTGCCAATGGCCCACGAGAACGACGGTATATTGTTTGCGATCCTAGCTTGGTCAGCGAACCATTTGTCGATATCTTCATCCGACGAGCTGCAAAAGGACGAGATATTTGTCAATTTGGCGAATAAGTATACGTATATGTCGCTAGCGCACCTCAAGACCAATGAAGATTCGAGTGTCTATGCTAAGTTGAGTTTCCTATATTCGCTGGCGCAAATCCTGATTTTATGTGGCTCAGAGATATGTCAGGGTGACGTGAAGTTTTGGAAGATATTGTTGAATATTGGGAAGAACTTAATCGAAAACCATGTGGGTAGGGATATCTCACGGATATTAACTACCACCACAGAAGAGCCGTCCCTAGAGGAGAGGATAATCTTCCCCAACTTCAACTCTGTTGTTAAATACTGGCTGGTTGTGAATTTCATATAccatgatattttgaatttcaataCGACGTCTTTTCCCATAGAACAATAcgaaaaattcttccagAGGGAACAGAACTGTCAGTCCAACTCAGTCAACTTCATAGAGCCGGCGGACTCACcgattgaagaaattgaccCTTTAATCGGGATCAACAAGCCGATTTTGCTACTGTTGGGTCAAGTGACAAATTTGACAAGGTTTCTGCAGACTATGGGGCAGGAGGAAATGCTGGAGCACGGGGATGAAATTTTACGTTTGCAAGTTAAAATTTATAAACTACAGCCTTCACTCATGGCGCTGGACCATTTGGACAGTGATAAGAAATTCTACTATCTTGAACTGtttgaaataatgaaaatctCCACTTTGATGTTTTTCCAATTAACACTGCTGAAAATTGACAAAGATTCGCTGGAGCTGCAAATACTGAGAAATAAACTTaattcaaaattggaaaaggtCATTGGGACATTTTTGGAAGGGTCACTGTGCTTCCCGCTTTTCATTTACGGCGTGTGTATCCAGGCAGACGAcatggagaaaaaattagatCTGGAAgctaaatttgatgatattcTAAAACGATATAAATGTTACAATTTCCAAAACGCAAGATTATTAGTTCGGAAAATTTGGCAAAACGAAGCCGATGGCATCAGCGAACACAACCTGGTACACATGATTGATGAACTGGACTACAATATTAATTTTGCttaa
- the UGX2 gene encoding Ugx2p (similar to Saccharomyces cerevisiae UGX2 (YDL169C); ancestral locus Anc_7.355) produces the protein MEDKEKLIVYSNTSSVFAYSAEIRPDFKISVSQGQGFAWNQDLFATQYQQSYKVVYDAHEDDFDQLIRKIKGKLRATAKKRGKMKVKAKFTRTTKPRREAPVHAAEGSDEDGDSDRYQRIQVLEGHEFPRGNTYKPVWAHDLHSDENDSAIEGGDNQDIDMTGDTPYPRMAVVDRPRRKSERSISFVEDSKTGDYRYHIGQVDVVEVDSDTPENNHLKSLII, from the coding sequence ATGGAggataaagaaaagctCATTGTTTATTCAAATACCAGTTCGGTGTTTGCATATAGTGCAGAAATAAGGCCGGATTTTAAGATATCTGTATCTCAAGGCCAAGGATTTGCCTGGAACCAGGACCTGTTTGCCACACAGTACCAGCAATCGTATAAGGTTGTTTATGATGCACACGAGGATGACTTTGACCAGCTAATTAGGAAGATTAAGGGTAAGTTGCGGGCAACTGCCAAGAAAAGAGGCAAAATGAAGGTCAAGGCTAAGTTTACTAGAACTACGAAGCCAAGAAGGGAGGCTCCCGTCCACGCAGCGGAAGGAAGTGACGAGGATGGTGATAGTGATCGCTATCAAAGAATACAAGTCCTTGAAGGCCATGAGTTTCCAAGGGGAAATACTTATAAACCTGTATGGGCGCATGACCTTCATTCGGACGAAAACGATAGTGCAATTGAGGGTGGAGATAACCAAGATATAGATATGACTGGTGACACGCCATATCCAAGGATGGCGGTAGTAGACAGACCACGCAGGAAGTCAGAGAGAAGCATAAGCTTTGTGGAGGACTCAAAGACAGGGGATTATAGGTACCACATTGGTCAAGTGGATGTTGTGGAGGTGGACTCCGACACTCCTGAAAATAACCATCTTAAATCGTTGATAATTTAA